One window of the Coregonus clupeaformis isolate EN_2021a unplaced genomic scaffold, ASM2061545v1 scaf0207, whole genome shotgun sequence genome contains the following:
- the LOC121554913 gene encoding LOW QUALITY PROTEIN: dnaJ homolog subfamily B member 2-like (The sequence of the model RefSeq protein was modified relative to this genomic sequence to represent the inferred CDS: deleted 1 base in 1 codon), producing the protein MVDYYDILGVSRNASPEDIKKAYRKQALRWHPDKNPDNKEEAEGKFKELAEAYEVLSDRSKREVYDTFGEDRMPNNAGSSRHPAPEDFPGFTFTFRSPEEVFREFFGGQDPFANFFDDFAFGRGMQSGFHGHPGASRLGPSRFFSFPSAGVHDFTSFSSSMGGMDGVNSMGGGMGNFKSVSTSTRVINGKRLTTKKIKENGQERTEIEEDGVLKTVLINGVEDELALALELSKRDQLPPASPHTHQATPPEAGREDGTSGAPDPDPSTPTQPRLWPALTHTQATPPEAGREDGTSGAQTQTHPHRPSPGSGQPSHTPRQHLQKQAERMVPVELQTQTHPHRPSPGSGQPSHTPRQHLQKQAERMVPVELQTQTHPHRPSPGSGPRSMAQRSFSSSPYFHCPDVPSEEEEEEDLQMALAYSLSEMDSQQRVSVAASAADVISDSDFQAFTG; encoded by the exons ATGGTGGATTATTATGACATTCTGGGAGTGTCAAGAAATGCCTCTCCGGAGGACATCAAGAAGGC GTACAGGAAGCAGGCTCTGAGATGGCACCCGGACAAGAACCCAGACAACAAGGAGGAGGCAGAGGGGAAGTTTAAGGAGCTGGCTGAGGCCTACGAAGTTCTGTCAGACC GAAGCAAGCGAGAGGTGTATGATACTTTTGGCGAAGACAGAATGCCCAACAACGCAG gctCCAGTAGACATCCCGCTCCGGAAGACTTCCCAGGGTTCACCTTCACATTCCGCAGTCCAGAGGAAGTGTTTCGGGAATTCTTCGGAGGCCAGGATCCTTTCGCCAATTTCTTCG ATGACTTTGCGTTCGGAAGAGGGATGCAGAGTGGCTTCCATGGACATCCTGGCGCTTCCAGGCTCGGCCCCAGCCGATTCTTCTCCTTCCCCTCCGCTGGAG TGCATGACTTCACCTCTTTCTCGTCCTCCATGGGAGGAATGGATGGGGTGAACAGCatgggaggagggatggggaaTTTCAAGTCTGTCTCCACTTCTACGCGCGTCATCAATGGCAAACGC CTCACCACCAAGAA GATCAAAGAAAACGGTCAGGAGAGAACAGAGATCGAGGAAGACGGGGTCTTGAAGACAGTGCTCATCAATG GTGTGGAGGATGAGTTGGCCTTGGCTCTGGAGCTCAGCAAGAGAGACCAGCTGCCCCCAGCCAGCCCTCACACACACCAGGCAACACCTCCAGAAGCAGGCAGAGAGGATGGTACCAGTGGAGCTCCAGACCCAGACCCATCCACACCGACCCAGCCCCGGCTCTGGCCAGCCCTCACACACACCCAGGCAACACCTCCAGAAGCAGGCAGAGAGGATGGTACCAGTGGAGCTCAGACCCAGACCCATCCACACCGACCCAGCCCCGGCTCTGGCCAGCCCTCACACACACCCAGGCAACACCTCCAGAAGCAGGCAGAGAGGATGGTACCAGTGGAGCTCCAGACCCAGACCCATCCACACCGACCCAGCCCCGGCTCTGGCCAGCCCTCACACACACCCAGGCAACACCTCCAGAAGCAGGCAGAGAGGATGGTACCAGTGGAGCTCCAGACCCAGACCCATCCACACCGACCCAGCCCCGGCTCTGGCCCCCGGTCTATGGCCCAGCGCTCCTTCAGTTCATCCCCCTACTTCCACTGCCCTGACGTCCCCagcgaggaagaggaggaggaagatctCCAGATGGCCCTGGCCTACAGCCTGTCTGAGATGGACTCCCAGCAGAGAGTGTCCGTCGCGGCTTCAGCAGCAGACGTCATCTCAG ACTCAGACTTCCAGGCCTTCACAGGCTGA